One window of the Camelus dromedarius isolate mCamDro1 chromosome 15, mCamDro1.pat, whole genome shotgun sequence genome contains the following:
- the SIX2 gene encoding homeobox protein SIX2: MSMLPTFGFTQEQVACVCEVLQQGGNIERLGRFLWSLPACEHLHKNESVLKAKAVVAFHRGNFRELYKILESHQFSPHNHAKLQQLWLKAHYIEAEKLRGRPLGAVGKYRVRRKFPLPRSIWDGEETSYCFKEKSRSVLREWYAHNPYPSPREKRELAEATGLTTTQVSNWFKNRRQRDRAAEAKERENSENSNSHNPLAASLNGSGKSVLGSSEDEKTPSGTPDHSSSSPALLLSPPPPPGLPSLHSLGHPPGPSAVPVPVPGGGGVDPLQHHHGLQDSILNPMSANLVDLGS, encoded by the exons ATGTCCATGCTGCCTACCTTCGGCTTCACGCAGGAGCAAGTGGCTTGCGTGTGTGAGGTGCTGCAGCAGGGCGGCAACATCGAGCGGCTGGGCCGCTTCCTGTGGTCGCTGCCCGCCTGCGAGCACCTCCACAAGAATGAAAGCGTGCTCAAAGCCAAGGCGGTGGTGGCTTTCCACCGCGGCAACTTCCGCGAGCTCTACAAGATCCTGGAGAGCCATCAGTTCTCGCCGCACAACCACGCCAAACTGCAGCAGCTGTGGCTCAAAGCGCACTACATCGAGGCGGAGAAGCTGCGCGGCCGGCCCCTGGGCGCGGTGGGCAAGTACCGCGTGCGCCGCAAGTTTCCGCTGCCGCGCTCCATCTGGGACGGCGAGGAGACCAGCTACTGCTTCAAGGAAAAAAGCCGCAGCGTGCTGCGCGAGTGGTATGCGCACAACCCCTACCCCTCACCCCGCGAGAAGCGCGAGCTGGCGGAGGCCACGGGCCTCACCACCACGCAGGTCAGCAACTGGTTCAAGAATCGGCGGCAGCGCGACCGGGCAGCCGAGGCCAAGGAAAG GGAGAATAGCGAGAACTCCAACAGCCACAATCCGCTGGCTGCATCGCTGAACGGCAGCGGCAAGTCGGTGCTAGGCAGCTCGGAGGACGAGAAGACGCCGTCGGGGACGCCAGACCACTCGTCGTCCAGCCCCGCGCTGCTGCTCAGCCCGCCGCCGCCACCCGGGCTGCCGTCCCTGCACAGCCTGGGCCACCCTCCGGGCCCCAGCGCCGTGCCAGTGCCCGTGCCGGGCGGAGGCGGCGTGGACCCACTGCAGCACCACCACGGCCTGCAGGACTCCATCCTCAACCCCATGTCGGCCAACCTCGTGGACCTGGGCTCCTAG